Proteins encoded within one genomic window of Gemmatimonadaceae bacterium:
- a CDS encoding glycosyltransferase, translating into MSPLPQHDHPYVSEFTPSAQRPTPNAQRGNAQRPAPNAAADVSVLVPANNEAENLPLFMEQAAAAFASSSCSYEVIVVDDGSNDRTWAVLQDLTSKYSFLRLARHRAKRGIADALRTGYLSATGGVLVFYPADLQFKPEDIPRLCAPILAGEADMVTGFKEGKYEKAFVSRVYNGLSRLLFHVPVKDLNSVKAYRREIMDILPVRPDWHRYMIVIAAAQGFTVTEIPVPLYPRHAGRSKFGLSRIPVGVLDMLSVWFELRFGQKPLLLFGMLGVGIVALSIVASLGLLFTREGVRSLWTLIQTALVLGSILFATGILGEMIAGQRAQLREIRRQLDELAAERVKDR; encoded by the coding sequence ATGAGTCCTCTTCCACAACACGATCATCCGTACGTGAGCGAGTTCACGCCCAGCGCCCAGCGCCCAACGCCCAACGCCCAACGCGGCAACGCCCAACGCCCAGCGCCCAACGCAGCCGCGGACGTCTCGGTGCTCGTCCCCGCGAACAACGAGGCCGAGAACCTGCCGCTGTTCATGGAGCAGGCGGCGGCGGCGTTCGCATCCTCCTCGTGTTCGTACGAGGTCATCGTCGTCGACGACGGCAGCAACGACCGCACGTGGGCCGTGCTGCAGGATCTCACGAGCAAATACTCATTTTTGCGGCTGGCGCGGCATCGCGCCAAGCGCGGCATCGCGGACGCGCTCCGCACGGGCTACTTGAGTGCGACCGGCGGCGTGCTGGTGTTCTATCCGGCCGACCTGCAGTTCAAGCCCGAAGACATCCCGCGCCTCTGCGCGCCGATTCTCGCCGGCGAAGCCGACATGGTCACCGGCTTCAAGGAAGGGAAGTACGAGAAGGCATTCGTCTCGCGGGTCTACAATGGCTTGAGCCGGCTCCTCTTTCACGTGCCGGTGAAGGATTTGAATTCCGTGAAGGCGTACCGGCGCGAGATCATGGACATCCTTCCGGTGCGGCCCGACTGGCACCGCTACATGATCGTGATCGCCGCCGCGCAGGGATTCACGGTAACCGAAATTCCCGTCCCGCTGTATCCGCGCCATGCCGGCCGGTCCAAGTTCGGACTGTCGCGCATTCCCGTGGGCGTGCTCGACATGCTCTCGGTGTGGTTCGAGCTGCGCTTCGGCCAGAAGCCGCTGCTGTTGTTCGGCATGCTCGGCGTCGGCATCGTCGCGCTGAGCATCGTGGCCAGTCTTGGCCTGCTGTTCACGCGTGAAGGCGTCCGCTCCCTGTGGACGCTCATTCAAACCGCGCTGGTCCTGGGCAGCATTCTGTTCGCCACGGGCATCTTGGGCGAGATGATCGCCGGCCAGCGCGCCCAACTTCGCGAGATCCGGCGACAGCTCGACGAGCTCGCCGCCGAGCGTGTTAAAGATCGATAA
- a CDS encoding glycosyltransferase, producing the protein MKVLFLTHSFPRRAGDAPGSFVLRLATALRGEGIETSVVAPAAAGLAHEESFDRVHVERFRYAPRRYETLAYTGTMASQVQQSWSAKVTMLGFLGAEFRSAVKARRAFEPDIVHAHWWFPNGLVGTWLGRMANKPLVTTLHGSDVRLARSVAFSRPAFRHVMHHSAAVTAVSRWLANEAQEVVSAPAPIVAPMPVATDLFSPGGSRETNTLLFVGRLNKQKGIEVLLHAMSRLPNTDVRLDVIGDGEDRATLVDLATALGIGDRVTWHGALPQAKLADFYRTATALVVPSVGEGLGLVAVEAQLCETPVVAFDSGGLPDVVQHDRTGVLVKDVDAGALAAALASLLERDDRGAALGAAARLHALATFAPESVARRYADVYRTAIASATK; encoded by the coding sequence ATGAAAGTATTATTTCTCACGCATAGCTTTCCCCGGCGCGCCGGGGATGCCCCCGGGTCGTTCGTTCTCCGCCTGGCCACCGCGCTTCGCGGCGAGGGCATCGAAACGAGCGTCGTCGCCCCTGCCGCCGCCGGCCTGGCGCACGAAGAGTCCTTCGACCGCGTCCACGTCGAACGGTTCCGCTACGCGCCGCGCCGCTACGAGACGCTCGCCTACACGGGCACCATGGCCTCCCAGGTCCAGCAGTCCTGGAGCGCCAAGGTCACCATGCTCGGCTTCCTGGGCGCCGAGTTCCGATCGGCGGTCAAGGCACGCCGAGCGTTCGAGCCCGACATCGTGCACGCGCACTGGTGGTTCCCGAACGGACTGGTCGGCACCTGGCTCGGCCGCATGGCGAACAAGCCGCTCGTCACGACGCTGCACGGCAGCGATGTGCGGCTCGCGCGTTCGGTCGCGTTCTCGCGCCCCGCGTTTCGTCACGTCATGCATCACTCCGCCGCGGTGACCGCGGTGTCGCGCTGGCTGGCGAACGAAGCGCAGGAAGTCGTTTCAGCGCCCGCGCCGATCGTGGCGCCGATGCCCGTCGCGACGGACCTCTTCTCGCCCGGCGGCTCTCGCGAAACGAACACGCTCCTGTTCGTAGGCCGGCTGAACAAGCAGAAGGGAATCGAGGTGCTGCTCCACGCGATGAGCCGCCTGCCGAACACCGACGTGCGTCTCGACGTCATCGGCGACGGCGAAGATCGCGCGACGCTCGTCGATCTCGCGACCGCCCTTGGAATCGGCGATCGCGTGACGTGGCATGGGGCGCTGCCGCAAGCGAAGCTCGCGGATTTCTATCGGACGGCCACGGCGCTCGTCGTTCCGTCGGTCGGAGAAGGCCTCGGCCTCGTCGCGGTCGAAGCGCAGTTGTGTGAGACGCCCGTCGTCGCGTTCGATTCCGGCGGACTGCCGGACGTCGTGCAGCACGATCGCACCGGCGTGCTGGTGAAGGACGTCGATGCCGGTGCGCTGGCCGCGGCGTTAGCTTCGTTGCTGGAGCGGGACGATCGGGGCGCCGCGTTGGGCGCGGCGGCTCGCCTGCATGCCCTCGCCACCTTCGCCCCCGAGTCGGTTGCCCGACGCTACGCCGACGTCTATCGCACCGCCATCGCCAGCGCGACGAAATAA
- the lptB gene encoding LPS export ABC transporter ATP-binding protein, whose amino-acid sequence MISSADPSGVADFDRAVIVYRDDYLAALRATGRDAEREAGRLSLDEVRQHLARSVLPRLAAEGVIVLPGTPIDTGARIRMADRIWSEISASREAISLALQHTGEHPGAIPPGDGTAPASAATREPAIGASVLEAKGLVKTYRRRRVVNDVALRLQQGEIVGLLGPNGAGKTTTFYMIVGLIEPQAGRIVMDGIDITSMPMYKRARQGIGYLSQEPSIFRKLSVEDNILAILETLDVSASERRARLETLLDELSIKHLRNSKALMLSGGERRRLEITRALVTQPKFMMLDEPFAGVDPIAVHDIQQIVGNLRHRGIGVLISDHNVEQTLDIVDRAYIMFDGQVKVSGTVRELVFDDTVADIYLGPTLTARLRARFAEDGDESPRQHDGFAEGQRELNAS is encoded by the coding sequence TTGATCAGCTCTGCCGACCCGAGCGGTGTCGCGGATTTCGATCGGGCGGTGATCGTCTACCGAGACGATTATCTGGCCGCGCTGCGGGCCACTGGACGCGACGCCGAGCGTGAGGCGGGGCGACTGAGCCTCGACGAGGTCCGGCAGCATCTGGCGCGATCGGTACTGCCGCGTCTGGCAGCCGAGGGCGTGATCGTATTGCCGGGGACCCCGATCGACACGGGCGCGCGCATTCGGATGGCCGACCGGATCTGGAGCGAGATCAGCGCGTCGCGTGAAGCGATTTCGCTGGCGCTGCAGCACACCGGCGAGCATCCGGGGGCCATCCCGCCCGGCGATGGAACGGCGCCGGCCTCGGCCGCGACCCGCGAACCGGCGATCGGCGCGAGCGTCCTCGAAGCGAAAGGCCTGGTCAAGACTTACAGGCGGCGCCGGGTCGTCAACGACGTGGCCCTTCGATTGCAACAGGGAGAGATAGTCGGACTGCTGGGCCCGAATGGCGCGGGCAAGACGACGACGTTTTACATGATCGTCGGGCTCATCGAACCGCAGGCCGGGCGGATCGTGATGGACGGCATCGACATTACCTCGATGCCGATGTACAAGCGGGCGCGTCAGGGGATCGGGTACCTTTCACAGGAACCCTCGATCTTTCGCAAACTGTCGGTCGAAGACAACATCCTGGCGATCCTCGAAACGCTGGATGTGTCGGCGAGCGAACGGCGGGCCCGGTTGGAAACGCTGCTGGACGAGTTGAGCATCAAGCACCTTCGTAACAGCAAGGCCCTCATGCTGTCGGGCGGCGAACGCCGTCGTCTCGAGATCACGCGGGCGCTGGTCACCCAACCGAAGTTCATGATGTTGGACGAGCCCTTCGCGGGCGTCGATCCGATCGCGGTCCACGACATTCAACAGATCGTCGGCAACCTGCGCCACCGCGGCATCGGCGTGTTGATCTCCGATCACAACGTCGAGCAGACCTTGGACATCGTCGATCGCGCGTACATCATGTTCGACGGACAGGTGAAGGTGTCCGGGACAGTTCGGGAACTGGTATTCGACGATACGGTGGCGGACATTTACCTCGGCCCCACGCTGACGGCGCGCCTGCGCGCCCGGTTCGCGGAAGACGGGGATGAATCGCCGCGACAACACGACGGCTTCGCCGAAGGACAACGGGAACTCAACGCCTCATGA
- a CDS encoding lysylphosphatidylglycerol synthase transmembrane domain-containing protein — translation MPDATPTSIAPPSPARRNKRWRAAQIALGAIVLVYIGRALTKNWRSFRAESFDVHLTWSYLVASAAVVLLTYALLVDVWRRIVRAWGAELGFVNAVRIWAVTNLGRYLPAGNLIQIAAMGDMARRVAVPPAAAIGSSLLSNLVAIPLGFAVGIAAGFRAMNDVSNGHRTLGIAVTFIVLAGVLALPVILPQLTAIAERITGRSLQLGTLPMRAVYVAVIGNLVAWLLYGWAFQLLVHGVLGRSEGTLSDYVAAYALSYVMGYLVFLLPSGAGVREAAQITVLTTLKLATSKEALLISVVSRLMMTILEVLPGLLFMATGTRFRPPRDGTLTKL, via the coding sequence TTGCCCGACGCTACGCCGACGTCTATCGCACCGCCATCGCCAGCGCGACGAAATAAGCGCTGGCGCGCCGCACAGATCGCGCTCGGCGCGATCGTGTTGGTGTACATCGGACGTGCGCTGACGAAGAACTGGCGGAGCTTTCGCGCCGAGTCGTTCGACGTTCATCTGACGTGGTCGTATCTGGTCGCGTCGGCGGCGGTCGTCCTGCTGACGTACGCGCTCCTGGTGGACGTGTGGCGGCGTATCGTGCGCGCGTGGGGTGCGGAGCTCGGCTTCGTCAACGCGGTACGCATCTGGGCCGTGACGAATCTCGGACGGTATCTCCCCGCAGGAAACCTGATTCAGATCGCGGCCATGGGGGACATGGCTCGGCGTGTCGCCGTGCCGCCGGCCGCGGCGATTGGATCGTCGTTGCTCAGCAACCTCGTCGCCATCCCGCTCGGATTCGCTGTCGGGATTGCCGCCGGGTTTCGCGCGATGAACGACGTGTCCAACGGGCATCGAACGCTCGGCATCGCTGTCACGTTTATCGTGTTGGCGGGCGTGCTCGCGCTGCCGGTGATCCTTCCGCAACTCACCGCGATCGCCGAACGAATCACCGGCCGCTCGCTACAGCTCGGCACATTGCCGATGCGCGCGGTGTATGTGGCCGTCATCGGAAACCTCGTTGCGTGGTTGCTATACGGATGGGCCTTTCAACTCCTCGTACACGGTGTCTTGGGACGGTCCGAGGGAACACTCTCCGACTACGTCGCGGCGTACGCGCTGTCCTATGTGATGGGTTATCTTGTCTTTCTCTTGCCGAGCGGAGCCGGCGTCCGCGAGGCCGCGCAAATCACGGTGCTCACCACGTTGAAGTTGGCGACGAGTAAAGAGGCCCTACTGATATCCGTTGTCTCGCGCCTGATGATGACGATTCTCGAAGTCCTTCCCGGTTTGCTTTTCATGGCCACCGGCACACGATTCCGACCTCCACGCGATGGCACTCTCACGAAACTCTGA
- the lptC gene encoding LPS export ABC transporter periplasmic protein LptC yields the protein MRASIGTKTVARVATTLVVALAACSQRSQPPVAAGPSAADSADQVFITMHSALTTRGIQRGEVTADTAYVMNEQTRFDLRNAHAKFTTETGAPQGTMDAKRGVYNTRTQLLEGWGDVVVKLVDGRMLKSPHVIYNQMSHQISSDTTYTIYRGADSQHGIGFTSNETFSRFQCMKACGGSTSILLPEK from the coding sequence ATGCGCGCGTCAATCGGAACGAAGACCGTCGCGCGTGTTGCAACGACTCTCGTCGTCGCGCTCGCCGCATGTAGCCAGCGCAGTCAGCCGCCCGTCGCCGCTGGTCCCTCGGCGGCCGACAGCGCCGACCAGGTCTTCATCACCATGCACTCGGCGCTAACGACGCGCGGTATTCAGCGTGGTGAAGTCACGGCCGATACGGCGTACGTAATGAACGAACAAACGCGATTCGACCTGCGCAACGCGCACGCGAAGTTCACGACCGAAACCGGAGCGCCGCAGGGGACCATGGACGCCAAGCGCGGCGTCTACAACACGCGCACGCAGCTGCTCGAGGGCTGGGGCGACGTCGTCGTCAAGCTCGTCGATGGCCGCATGCTCAAGTCGCCGCACGTGATCTACAATCAGATGTCGCACCAGATCTCGAGCGACACCACCTACACCATCTATCGTGGCGCAGACTCGCAGCACGGCATCGGCTTCACGTCGAACGAGACGTTCTCGCGCTTTCAGTGCATGAAGGCGTGCGGCGGCTCGACGTCTATTCTGCTGCCCGAGAAATGA
- a CDS encoding CTP synthase, which translates to MQRPHTTKYIFVTGGVVSSLGKGIAAASLGRLLVERGLRVSMLKFDPYLNVDPGTMSPFQHGEVFVTDDGAETDLDLGHYERFIDRALSQSNNITTGRIYLNVITKERRGEFLGATVQVIPHITDEIKAAIKRVAPETDVVIVEVGGTVGDIESLPFLEAIRQFRHDVGRENAIFVHLTLMPYIAAAGELKSKPTQHSVRELMQIGIQPDVLILRTERPISDEIKRKIALFCNVEFGAVVESPDVRTIYEIPLRFHEQGLDRIVCQKFGIDVPAPALTNWRELVQRVLVPHERVRIAIVGKYTDYADSYKSVQEALIHGGIANDVGVDIQWMSSDNFSSPERSAEILRGVDGLLVPGGFGVRGVEGMVEAVRHARESGLPFFGICLGMQTAIIEFARNVCGLDDSHSSEFAPECDNPVISLMESQQHVTDMGGTMRLGAYPCRLARGSRAAEIYGQPEVSERHRHRYEVSNKYRDLFVQHGMRLSGLSPDGQLVEIVELPDHPWYLGCQFHPELQSRPTRPHPLFAGFIAAATKAKRTRRTHGSASLVEAAD; encoded by the coding sequence ATGCAGCGACCTCATACGACGAAATACATCTTCGTGACCGGCGGCGTGGTCTCCTCGCTCGGCAAGGGCATCGCCGCGGCCTCGCTCGGGCGCTTGCTCGTCGAGCGCGGTCTGCGCGTCTCCATGCTCAAGTTCGATCCCTACCTCAACGTCGATCCGGGGACGATGTCGCCGTTCCAGCACGGCGAAGTGTTCGTCACCGATGATGGCGCCGAGACGGATCTGGATCTCGGGCACTATGAACGGTTCATCGATCGCGCGCTCTCGCAGTCGAACAACATCACGACGGGGCGCATCTACCTGAACGTGATCACCAAGGAGCGACGCGGCGAATTCCTTGGCGCCACGGTGCAGGTGATTCCGCACATCACCGACGAGATCAAGGCGGCGATCAAGCGCGTCGCGCCCGAGACGGACGTCGTGATCGTCGAAGTGGGCGGCACGGTCGGCGACATCGAATCGCTGCCGTTCCTCGAAGCCATTCGTCAATTCCGCCACGACGTGGGCCGCGAGAACGCGATCTTCGTGCATCTCACGCTGATGCCGTACATCGCCGCGGCGGGCGAGCTCAAGTCCAAGCCGACGCAGCACTCCGTCCGCGAATTGATGCAGATCGGTATTCAACCCGACGTGCTCATTCTGCGCACCGAACGACCGATCTCCGACGAGATCAAGCGCAAGATCGCGCTCTTCTGCAACGTGGAATTCGGCGCCGTGGTCGAGAGCCCCGACGTGCGGACGATCTACGAGATTCCGCTTCGTTTCCACGAGCAGGGACTGGATCGTATCGTCTGCCAGAAGTTCGGGATCGACGTGCCGGCACCGGCGCTCACGAACTGGCGCGAGCTGGTGCAGCGCGTGCTCGTGCCGCACGAGCGGGTGCGCATCGCGATCGTCGGCAAGTACACGGACTACGCCGACAGCTACAAGAGCGTGCAGGAAGCGCTGATTCACGGCGGCATCGCCAACGACGTCGGCGTCGACATCCAGTGGATGTCGAGCGACAACTTCTCGAGCCCGGAACGCTCGGCCGAGATTCTTCGCGGCGTCGACGGCTTGCTCGTTCCCGGCGGCTTCGGCGTGCGCGGCGTGGAGGGCATGGTCGAGGCGGTGCGTCACGCGCGCGAGTCCGGGCTGCCGTTCTTCGGCATCTGTCTCGGCATGCAGACGGCGATCATCGAGTTCGCGCGCAACGTGTGCGGGCTCGACGACAGCCATTCGTCGGAATTCGCGCCCGAGTGTGATAATCCTGTCATATCACTTATGGAAAGTCAGCAGCACGTCACCGACATGGGCGGCACCATGCGCCTGGGCGCGTATCCGTGCCGGCTGGCGCGCGGCTCGCGCGCGGCCGAGATCTACGGGCAGCCCGAGGTGAGCGAGCGGCATCGGCATCGGTACGAGGTCTCGAACAAGTATCGCGATCTGTTCGTGCAGCACGGCATGCGACTGAGCGGACTGTCGCCCGACGGCCAGCTCGTCGAGATCGTGGAGCTGCCGGATCACCCGTGGTACCTGGGTTGCCAGTTCCATCCGGAGCTCCAGTCGCGTCCCACGCGGCCGCATCCGTTGTTCGCCGGGTTCATCGCCGCCGCCACCAAGGCCAAGCGCACTCGTCGCACGCACGGCTCGGCGTCGCTGGTCGAGGCAGCGGACTGA
- the rpoN gene encoding RNA polymerase factor sigma-54, which produces MKAGLSQNTQLKQELKINPRLYQAMDLLYMPLLDLQQHLKQELLNNPFLDMVEPEEDEEENEGEDETVEAEAQSEPAEEKQNDEINWEDILLDGFDAGGRREEHEEREYYEPVTVDSRNLSDHLIDQITLLDLSPRQAFLADEFIGNINEDGYLACPVEQVMTSVNEEVVRAAEAAEREIDDLPLYTMPEVDEMLRIIQNLDPPGVGARDLRECLMLQLREAGLEQSVPFRLVRDCFDELINHRWSEISKRFGISPSDVQRAADEIKKLDPKPGLVYSDASDNYIIPDLIVEKIDGKYHVFLNDANLPRLKLSRAYQEIARDKKKFEGESKEFISSKLNSANWMIQAIEQRRQTMLKVMNYIVDRQRDFFEKGVQHLKPLTLREVAEVINMHESTVSRVTNEKFVQTPRGVLPLKFFFSSGLSTTQGEDVSARGIKAQIEKLVAEEDPKHPLTDQAIVNILKESGVQIARRTVAKYRDQLGVLSARMRKRV; this is translated from the coding sequence ATGAAAGCTGGTCTCTCCCAGAACACGCAGCTGAAGCAGGAGCTCAAGATCAATCCTCGCCTCTACCAGGCGATGGACCTCCTGTACATGCCGCTTCTGGATCTCCAGCAGCACCTCAAGCAGGAACTGCTGAACAATCCGTTCCTCGACATGGTCGAGCCGGAGGAAGACGAAGAGGAAAACGAGGGCGAGGACGAGACCGTCGAGGCGGAAGCGCAGAGCGAGCCCGCGGAAGAAAAGCAGAATGACGAGATCAATTGGGAAGACATTCTGCTCGACGGATTCGACGCCGGCGGCCGCCGCGAAGAGCACGAAGAGCGCGAGTATTACGAGCCCGTCACCGTCGACAGCCGCAATCTCTCCGACCATCTGATCGATCAGATCACGCTGCTCGATCTGTCGCCGCGGCAAGCCTTCCTCGCCGATGAGTTCATCGGCAACATCAACGAAGACGGCTATCTCGCCTGCCCGGTCGAGCAGGTGATGACGAGCGTCAACGAAGAAGTCGTGCGCGCCGCCGAAGCCGCCGAGCGCGAGATCGACGACTTGCCGCTCTACACGATGCCCGAAGTCGACGAGATGCTGCGGATCATTCAGAATCTCGATCCGCCGGGTGTCGGCGCGCGCGACCTGCGCGAATGCCTCATGCTCCAGCTGCGCGAAGCGGGCCTCGAGCAATCCGTGCCGTTCCGTTTGGTCCGGGATTGCTTCGACGAATTGATCAACCACCGTTGGAGTGAGATCTCCAAGCGGTTCGGGATCTCGCCCAGCGACGTGCAGCGCGCGGCGGACGAGATCAAGAAGCTCGACCCCAAGCCGGGCCTGGTCTACTCGGACGCCAGCGACAACTACATCATCCCCGATCTCATCGTCGAGAAGATCGACGGCAAGTATCACGTCTTCCTGAACGACGCCAACCTGCCGCGGCTCAAGCTCTCCCGCGCCTATCAGGAGATCGCGCGCGACAAGAAGAAGTTCGAGGGTGAATCCAAGGAGTTCATCTCCTCCAAGCTCAACTCGGCCAACTGGATGATCCAGGCGATCGAGCAGCGGCGTCAGACGATGCTCAAGGTCATGAATTACATCGTCGATCGGCAGCGCGACTTCTTCGAGAAGGGCGTGCAGCATCTGAAGCCGCTCACGCTGCGCGAAGTCGCCGAAGTGATCAACATGCACGAGTCTACGGTCAGCCGCGTGACGAACGAGAAATTCGTGCAGACGCCGCGCGGTGTGCTGCCGCTCAAGTTTTTCTTCTCGTCCGGTCTTTCGACCACGCAGGGCGAAGACGTGTCGGCGCGCGGCATCAAGGCGCAGATCGAGAAGCTGGTGGCGGAAGAAGATCCAAAGCATCCGCTCACGGACCAGGCGATCGTGAACATCCTCAAGGAGTCGGGCGTGCAGATCGCTCGCCGCACGGTGGCCAAGTACCGCGATCAGTTGGGAGTGCTGTCGGCACGCATGCGCAAGCGAGTATGA
- a CDS encoding HAD hydrolase family protein, with product MIEAALAKSIKLVAFDVDGVMTDGGIYLGDVDGRRLEFKRYEIQDGLGIVMLKLANVKVAIVTGRVSESVRLRGIELSVDDVAQDPDGHKLAGFQRILDKHGVTPSEVAFVGDDFPDVSLLRIVGLPVAVGNAVPEVRAICTHQLTRHGGRGAVREFAEDFLKIRGEWDMAWNAYVDARSKPRAAEDSA from the coding sequence ATGATCGAGGCCGCATTGGCCAAATCGATCAAGCTCGTCGCCTTCGACGTCGACGGCGTGATGACCGACGGCGGTATCTACCTCGGCGACGTCGACGGACGCCGCCTCGAGTTCAAGCGCTACGAGATTCAGGACGGCTTGGGGATCGTGATGCTCAAGCTCGCAAACGTGAAAGTCGCGATCGTCACCGGTCGCGTCTCCGAGAGCGTGCGGCTTAGGGGAATCGAGCTCTCGGTCGACGATGTGGCGCAGGACCCCGACGGCCACAAGCTCGCCGGATTTCAGCGCATTCTGGACAAGCACGGCGTGACGCCGTCCGAGGTCGCGTTCGTCGGCGACGATTTTCCTGACGTTTCGCTGCTGCGAATCGTCGGCTTGCCGGTGGCGGTCGGAAACGCGGTTCCTGAAGTGCGCGCGATTTGCACCCATCAGCTCACGCGCCACGGCGGACGCGGCGCCGTGCGAGAGTTCGCTGAGGATTTTCTGAAGATCCGCGGTGAATGGGACATGGCCTGGAATGCGTACGTCGATGCTCGCTCGAAACCACGCGCCGCCGAGGACAGCGCGTGA
- the kdsA gene encoding 3-deoxy-8-phosphooctulonate synthase, with protein MASHAPHFRRDALFLIAGPCVLEDDALNLRVAEHLARLADAVPGGIIFKASFDKANRSTAGAHRGPGLDEGLAKLARVREKTGLPLLTDVHLPEQCAATAGVVDVLQIPAFLCRQTDLLVAAGATGKAVNIKKGQWMHPEGMKGAVTKTKKAGASEIALTERGSFFGYGDLVVDMRAFNRMRDAGDAPVIFDATHSVQQPGKGQGGSSGGAREFIPPLTLAAIGAGANGLFMETHPDPDNAPSDGPNMMPLDRLDDLVKRAVDVWDLVSR; from the coding sequence GTGGCTTCGCACGCTCCGCACTTCCGACGAGACGCCCTCTTCCTGATCGCGGGCCCGTGTGTGCTCGAGGATGACGCGCTGAATCTGCGCGTCGCCGAACATCTCGCCCGGCTGGCCGACGCCGTGCCGGGCGGTATCATTTTCAAGGCAAGCTTCGACAAGGCGAATCGCTCGACCGCGGGCGCGCATCGCGGTCCCGGACTCGATGAAGGTCTCGCGAAGCTCGCGCGCGTGCGCGAGAAGACCGGTTTGCCGCTGCTGACGGACGTGCATTTGCCGGAGCAATGCGCCGCGACCGCCGGCGTCGTGGACGTCCTACAGATTCCCGCGTTTCTGTGCCGGCAGACGGACTTGCTCGTTGCCGCCGGTGCGACGGGAAAAGCTGTGAACATCAAGAAAGGCCAGTGGATGCACCCCGAAGGCATGAAGGGCGCCGTGACCAAGACGAAGAAGGCCGGTGCGAGCGAGATCGCTCTCACGGAACGCGGCTCGTTCTTCGGCTACGGCGATCTCGTCGTCGACATGCGCGCCTTCAACCGCATGCGTGACGCCGGCGATGCCCCCGTCATCTTCGATGCAACCCATAGTGTGCAGCAGCCCGGTAAAGGGCAGGGCGGCTCGAGCGGCGGCGCGCGTGAGTTCATTCCACCGCTGACCTTGGCGGCGATTGGCGCCGGCGCGAATGGGTTGTTCATGGAGACGCATCCGGACCCGGATAACGCGCCGAGCGACGGCCCGAACATGATGCCGCTCGACCGGCTCGACGATCTCGTCAAACGCGCCGTCGATGTGTGGGACCTGGTGTCGCGATGA
- a CDS encoding KpsF/GutQ family sugar-phosphate isomerase has product MSDAAIVDRGRRVIQLEREAIGALEQRLGDEFARAVKLIAQSRGRVIVCGVGKSGLIGRKIAATLTSTGTPATFLHPVDSAHGDLGIVGADDVAILISKSGESDEVLALLAHLKGFGVRSIAITGAPTSALGNNCDVTLDAGVREEACPHDLAPTTSTTAALVMGDALAVALLQEKGFQREDFARIHPGGALGRKLVVRVEEIMLRQNLPVLPEEATMRDAIVMIAKRRGIAVVVDGERHVEGVLTAGDLSRMIERGGDLLPTPVRTVMTKNPKIAHAGELASAVAYRMEQHGLMAFPVVDDAERLVGVVHLHDLMRARVV; this is encoded by the coding sequence GTGAGCGACGCCGCCATCGTCGACCGCGGACGCCGCGTGATTCAGCTGGAGCGCGAGGCCATCGGCGCGCTCGAGCAGCGCCTGGGCGACGAGTTCGCGCGCGCGGTCAAGCTCATCGCGCAATCGCGCGGGCGTGTCATTGTGTGTGGCGTCGGCAAGTCCGGGCTGATCGGACGGAAGATCGCCGCGACGCTCACCTCCACCGGTACGCCGGCGACGTTTCTCCATCCCGTGGATAGCGCGCATGGCGATCTGGGGATCGTCGGGGCGGACGACGTCGCGATCTTGATCTCGAAAAGCGGCGAATCGGACGAGGTCCTGGCCCTGTTGGCGCATTTGAAGGGGTTCGGTGTACGAAGCATCGCCATTACCGGAGCGCCGACGTCGGCGCTCGGGAACAACTGCGACGTGACCCTGGATGCCGGGGTGCGGGAAGAGGCCTGCCCGCACGACCTGGCACCGACGACCAGCACCACCGCTGCGCTCGTGATGGGTGACGCGCTCGCCGTGGCGCTGCTCCAGGAGAAGGGCTTTCAGCGCGAGGACTTCGCCCGCATTCATCCGGGCGGCGCACTCGGCAGAAAACTCGTCGTGCGAGTCGAGGAGATCATGCTGCGACAGAACCTGCCCGTGCTGCCTGAAGAGGCGACGATGCGCGACGCGATCGTGATGATCGCGAAGCGCCGCGGCATTGCCGTGGTCGTCGATGGTGAGCGGCACGTGGAAGGTGTGCTGACGGCGGGCGATCTCAGCCGCATGATCGAACGGGGCGGCGATCTCCTGCCGACACCAGTTCGAACCGTCATGACCAAGAATCCAAAGATCGCGCACGCGGGCGAGCTCGCCAGCGCCGTGGCGTACCGCATGGAGCAGCACGGCCTCATGGCCTTTCCCGTCGTAGATGACGCCGAGCGTTTGGTGGGTGTGGTGCACCTCCACGATCTGATGCGCGCGAGGGTCGTCTGA